One genomic window of Nicotiana sylvestris chromosome 10, ASM39365v2, whole genome shotgun sequence includes the following:
- the LOC104238838 gene encoding uncharacterized protein: MTIPASPQYRFSILEKKCPTCSFSEEQVRLHHGECKRPEPDSLSLRQWMCCDDIVTSWISNSLAKDIADIIEYANDATELWTELEDRYNQTNGTKLYKIQKEINDLSQGVCYYTKMKKLWEELNNLSAKSQYSCQYICGAKESMHKVEHGSSIFSTDPRGKHREVRPNNLLMMESVSMNVFTPRNINLHIVESTSLNATAPRNDNFKTNYSTGNYPNRRPRPFCDYCKRPGHTKDKCFKLHGYSQNNNFSPKFNKDKRISANVNGAPVESMPAKNDGTTSQGCSDSNNMNSPLNLTKE; this comes from the exons ATGACGATTCCGGCATCGCCTCAG TATCGGTTTTCGATCTTGGAGAAAAAGTGTCCTACGTGCTCTTTCAGTGAAGAACAAGTTAGACTTCATCATGGTGAGTGCAAACGTCCAGAACCAGATTCCCTGTCTCTTCGTCAATGGATGTGTTGTGACGACATAGTTACTTCGTGGATCTCAAATTCCCTTGCTAAGGATATCGCAGACATTATAGAATATGCCAATGATGCAACAGAATTATGGACAGAGTTAGAAGATCGCTATAACCAAACCAATGGAaccaaactatacaaaattcagAAGGAAATTAACGACTTGTCTCAAGGAGTAT GTTATTACACAAAGATGAAAAAGCTGTGGGAAGAACTAAATAATTTAAGTGCCAAATCTCAGTATAGCTGCCAATACATCTGTGGAGCCAAAGAGTCTATGCACAAGGTTGAACA TGGCTCAAGCATTTTCTCTACTGATCCAAGAGGAAAACATAGGGAAGTCAGACCAAATAATTTGCTTATGATGGAATCTGTATCTATGAATGTCTTTACTCCTAGGAACATCAACTTACATATAGTGGAATCTACTTCTTTGAATGCCACTGCACCTAGAAATGATAACTTCAAAACCAACTATTCAACTGGGAATTATCCAAATAGAAGGCCTCGTCCATTCTGCGACTACTGCAAGCGTCCAGGTCACACCAAAGATAAGTGCTTTAAGTTGCATGGTTATTCTCAAAACAACAACTTCAGTCCTAAGTTTAATAAGGACAAGAGGATTTCAGCTAATGTGAATGGTGCACCAGTTGAATCTATGCCCGCCAAGAATGATGGGACAACTTCTCAAGGGTGCAGTGACAGCAACAACATGAATTCCCCTCTCAATTTGACTAAGGAATAA